One genomic window of Diospyros lotus cultivar Yz01 chromosome 8, ASM1463336v1, whole genome shotgun sequence includes the following:
- the LOC127807220 gene encoding probable isoaspartyl peptidase/L-asparaginase 2 — protein MGGWAIAVHGGAGVDPNLPLERQEQAKHLLTRCLNIGISALRSSLPAIDVVELVVRELETDPYFNSGRGSALTEKGTVEMEASIMDGAGRRCGAVSGVTTVKNPISLARLVMSKSPHSYLAFAGAEEFARQQGVETVDNEYFITEENVGMLKLAKEANTILFDYRIPTIGLDTCSAAAETSLQMNGLPISVYAPETVGCVVVDGEGRCAAATSTGGLMNKKSGRIGDSPLIGAGTYACEVCGVSCTGEGEAIIRGTLAREVAAVMEYKGLGLQEAVDFVIRERLDEGKAGLIAVSNKGEVACGFNSVGMFRGCATEDGFMEVNIW, from the exons atggggggcTGGGCTATAGCGGTGCACGGCGGCGCTGGAGTCGACCCAAACCTCCCATTGGAACGCCAAGAACAAGCCAAACACCTCCTCACTCGCTGCCTCAACATCGGCATCTCCGCTCTCCGTTCCTCTCTCCCCGCCATCGACGTCGTTGAACTCGTT GTTAGAGAACTGGAAACGGATCCGTACTTCAATTCCGGGCGGGGGTCTGCGTTAACAGAGAAAGGGACGGTGGAGATGGAGGCCAGCATCATGGATGGGGCTGGCCGGCGCTGCGGCGCCGTCTCCGGCGTCACCACTGTCAAAAACCCCATCTCCCTGGCTCGTCTCGTAATGAGCAAGTCCCCCCACTCCTATCTCGCCTTTGCAGGGGCTGAAGAGTTCGCCCGCCAACAG GGTGTGGAGACGGTGGACAATGAATATTTCATCACGGAAGAAAACGTTGGCATGTTAAAACTGGCAAAGGAAGCAAACACAATTTTG TTTGATTACAggatcccaaccattggattagACACGTGCAGCGCAGCCGCTGAGACCTCGCTGCAGATGAACGGCCTCCCAATCAGCGTCTACGCGCCGGAGACGGTGGGCTGCGTGGTGGTGGACGGCGAGGGGCGGTGCGCGGCGGCCACCTCCACGGGCGGTCTGATGAACAAGAAGAGCGGCCGGATCGGGGACTCACCGCTGATCGGGGCTGGGACCTACGCGTGTGAGGTGTGCGGCGTGTCGTGcacgggcgagggcgaggccaTCATACGGGGAACATTGGCCCGGGAGGTGGCAGCCGTGATGGAGTACAAGGGGTTGGGACTGCAGGAAGCCGTGGATTTCGTGATAAGGGAGCGGCTTGATGAGGGAAAGGCGGGGCTTATTGCGGTGTCGAATAAGGGAGAGGTGGCGTGTGGGTTCAACAGCGTTGGGATGTTCAGAGGCTGTGCCACTGAAGATGGATTCATGGAAGTAAACATTTGGTAG